The genomic stretch TAACTATTCCACCACTAACCGTGGACCATGTGTTGGTAGTTGGTGCATAGACTTCACTCACATCCTGACCATCTGAATCAAGCCCTTTGAGAAACCAGTTGCCCTCGTAAACAACCCCAGTCAAGGGCACCATCCCAGTGCTCATTTCAGCAATAGATGTCCATCTATTCTTGTTAGGATCATAAACTTCGGCCGAACGAAGTGTTCTCTGGTTCCCTTCACATTCCCCACCAGCAACATAGAGGCAGTTATTTACAACACAGGAGCCAAAGAAATGGCGTTTTCGAAGCATGTCCGGAGCTCTGTGCCACTTGTTTGTCCGGGCATTGTAAAAGACCACACGCCTCATTGAACCCTTTGATGGATCTTTTCCCCCAAACAGGTACAGGTAGCAACCACTGAGAACAGCGCAACCAAAGCCGAGTGCTTCGGAATAATCTGCAGGTACAGGTGGAAGTGGCCTCCAGAGTTGATGGTTAGGATCGAAAGCATTCCAGGATATCTTTCCATCACGGGCTCTCTTGATAACATACACCCATTCCTCTGCCATCCCAAGCTTTTTCCTGAGGGAGTAGTAGTAATTTCCAGACAAAAGTCTGTTCCATCTTTTGCAAACTAATCGAAGATTTAGGTGCTCAACTCGAGGAACCCGAATCAAACAAGCAATAGCAAGATCATCAGGAAGGCCAGGCAGTAGAGGTGCCTGGGTTCTGCTCCTCTCCCTGCGGGAGTTCCTTATTCTTGGTCCATGGGGTACAATTTCAGGTTGGAGACACAGCTTAGCTCCAGGAACAAACTTTCTAGCTCCTGCTACTGTTTTCAAGCCAGCATCTACTCTGCAATAGCATGATACAGAATCAACCTGCAATTTGCATGACATTGGTAGTATTAATGGACCACAATCACTGATGTGCAAAAAcactaaaaataagagaaaaagttCCCAACCATCAGATGCACTGAGAAAAAAGGTATAAAAACATAAACGAGTTCCGATAAGGAATATGTCAATGAATTCATTCTTAAGCTGATAGTTTGTGTGGTAAATGACCGCATCATTATAACCAAGTCTTTAGTAAGAAAAATGGGAAAAGTTAGCACAATCTTCATTCTAGAGCACACACTTCTTGTTCGAAGGAGAACATAAATGTTCGAGTTACTAAACAAGAAATCAAACTCAAATTTTTGAAATGTTTATTGCTTTTATAGGCAACTACTATATTACTTCGAGGATCAATATGATATGACATGATATTGAAAAAAAAGCATAATACATGGCAGGGAAGCTACAGAGAACCGGAGAAAGGTACAAAAGAAAAGGAGAGGTGAAAGGGTAAAGGGACTGCGAGGACGGAGGCAAAACGAAGATATGGAAAGCCTTCTAGTGTGTTCTCACTTACTGATGCTGCTTTCTCTTGTGGTCCAACACTCTAAAATACACACCAATATTGCAAAGTAAAGCTAGAATcagctttaatgaagttttcactACATCCTTCAGTCTGATATGACCAATCTACCAAGCAATTTCTATTATGATGGTCTGACCATTTTATTCCATTTTTAATTTATGAGAACCAAGAACTAATTTGCTAATTTAATGGATGGAAAAGGTCTTTGACTTCATGAATTGAGAACAAACGTAGTTTGGACGAGTACAAAAATGGAATGAAATAAAACCGTGACATGCTTCTTCTTCCTACGACCATCTAATTTATTTATGCGTACTGCAGATGATCGTTCCAACAGCACATTTTTCTACCAAATCTAATTCTTAATTGTAAAGTTTTTTACAATGTTTCACATCCAATCATTCCtccaaaaagaaaatattatcttACAACAGAAACAATCCTTAATCCCTACCACAGAAACATAGCAAAATCAGTATGAACGAAACATCAAACACAGCCTTCATTTTCTGCGTGGGAAATCAGCAACCGCATGAATGATTCAGTTCGGCAGGACACAGGCAAACACACAAAACTTCCCAGCATCAACATGTCATCGAAGATCAAGTCACGAATCTCATAAATGACCAATCGGTCTTGGAGAAAGCAGGGTGGCAAACAGCCAAAACCATGGCACTTCGGAACCTTCAATTCCGAATCTCACCCATATTCTCCCAAATTATCGTCGTCAGGGCATCTCATCCACAATCCACCAACAGGAACGACAGATCttgaggaagagggagaggagaagaagCAAGAAGACTTACCAGCGGTGCTTGCACGCGGACAACTCGGTCCGAACCGACCTGGCTGTTGGGGGCAGTCCTATCCATCATCCCACGAGAAAACCCCCCACCACCACGCCGATCGACCGACCCGGAGGCAGAGGAGAAGAACAGAAAGGGTTGGGGTTGCGGCGATAGGTCACGAGATGGCACCGGTCTCACCGCGAACAAGAGGTGCATTAGAAGACAACCTCTGTCGTGGGGTAAACAGGCACAGACGCGTTCGCTGACCCGCTTATTTTTccactcttctttcttcttcttcttcttctcctttttcttgatcTGAGATTAGACTCGAGGAagaggggagggagggagggagggaaagaGGCAGGATGGCAGCAGAAGTCTTGGCTCTTCCACTTTTGTCTTCACTCTTTCTTACCGGTCCATTCTCTCTCCATTTATCTCACATTCTCGCCAGTTTGTAGAAGGAAAATATTTTGTtacttatttataaaatttataagatGTCATGCGTATCCTAATTATTCttgaaatttttatttaaatatataaccTCCTCGATTTCATTTTTAATTgaagaaattaaaaaataaaaaaattatgacataaaaaaattcaaattttaGCATGAAAATATTAGAAATTTATAAGATTAGAATATATGTCAACATAAGTTTTATAAATGAATATCcagaatatttaattttaaattattttaattttattaatttgaAGACCAGGATTATATACTTTTATGTCTTCTAGAACATTtactattttttataaaataattttaacaggttttctttgaaaaaaaattatttactagCTTTTTTCAGAGATCTCGCCCCTTACAATGTGAAAAGAATAGAATCTCCTCTCTGTTGACTTAACAGAAAAGTTGCAGACAACTTGAAGCAAAAGGTCAGCAACTGGAAGTCAATACAAGATTTACCTAATAAAGCTGCAGCACATACTGTTCCAGTTGAAGATTATTTAGAAGTTCCTTTCATCTTCACTGCTATAATGAGTCATAATGCTGACTGCTTTTCGATCTGTGTAGTTAAGCACCAACCCAGAAGCAGTAGCATATCTTGCTGGGCAAAGAACCACCGATTGATCACAAAAGATATGTAGGTTTCTTCTACAGAATCTTCCTGGCTTATAGGATTGTTACAAAGTGATCCAAAATTTAGAGCTACACCGGCAATGTTTGAAGTCTTAAATGCTTGTACTTCTGATATGGGTTGGTCGAACTTGCACATTCTGTCAAGCCTTTAGTCAAGAGTGTCTTCAGGACGTCCACCCCTTCTTGCAATGCCTCATCAATCTGGTTCGTTCGATGTAACATGTTGTGCTTAAACATGAAATCTGGACTGATACAACAAGATGCAACAAGATTACAGGTTGCACTTACCCTCTCACGGGCTGATGCATTGAACTTTTGGAGCAAAAAGGCTCTTGGATCCATTTGCCCAGGTGGTCTTCCTATCCCTGAAAGAACAGATAGCAGATGCTGGTTTCATGATAGAAAATTATCTCGTATGAAAGCAGCTGCAATGGTACTTACCGATTCTCAGTCTGCCAAATTCTCTGTTCCCTCGAAAATGGTAGATCACACTCATCAATCTGATAAATGAGGTGATTAAGAAGCTTATTAGGAACTAATGAGATTAACATGTTGATTTTCCTATATTTCAGCAAGAGAATTGATGTATCATCACTTTGGATTACTAcagctgattttttttttaagatctatTTATGAGAGGATATTTGGACACTACCATAATATAAGATGATGCAAACCACAGGGAAAAAAGACAGCAGATACAAATAACACATAGCCCAACTTAGGTCCTACCGGAAAAAgccacatgattaaattcaacccCTGTAATAAGTTAAAGAAATTTTATTCCAAAAAAAGGGACCCAATACAATCCTATAAAGTTCTCAAGTGAACAATAGCGAGGATCCAAACATGAATTCTACCGTCGACACTTTTAAAATTTAGGCGTTTGGAACATTAGACATGCATCCTGGGAACCATAGTTGCAAGATGTTTATGCAACCATTTGGGATGAACATTTACAAAATCCAACTAATAGGATCCACAATAATTCTATGTCAACGTAATAATTCCTAGGGATTCTCAAGTTCACCTCTATAAGATAATCACACCAACATCAAACTTTGAGGTCTGCAAGAACTGATAAGAGCTTAAAATATAAATTCAGAATGGTTGGCTAAATAATTACAAGTCAAAATGAGAAATTCTGGTTGGTCATAGTGACCAAGATTTTCAGTTTAATGAAACATTCCCATGCTGGTAACATGTTGGTGCCATATGTTTTGATTGACATGGATTATGGGTGAATACACGGGCTTGTGGGTAACTTGAATCTTCTAACAAAAAGACACCCCTGTACAAGTTGAACTTTTATATGGGTCTAGACAACATGAGAGGTAAAGGAAGCTATTAGATCTAATGTTACATACACGTCTATCTTGCAAAGAATTAAGATCATCTTACGTGATAAATCCAGGCCGTTCACAAAGAACGATAAAATTAGGTAATGGGTGCATACATGTCATCCTAATACCTAGAAAATCTAAGGCAGTTCAATTTTGCACTTGGATGCTCGATAAAGTTTTTAGGTATCAACAATTGTTGTCCATGTCCTTTATTATGATTCTCCAAATTCCATATCATGTTATATAGCTGATTTAAGTAGTACAACCCACTTTTAGATTTCAAATAAAGCAGTGGTGTGACTGGTGTCTCATCACTTCAGTTACAGGTGACTCGAAAATTCAAAGGTACTCCATGATCATTACATAGGATAGCACTAAATCAGAATACTAATTAAGAGAAAAGACAAGTTAAAGGCTCTCTTTGTTATACCCTTTGTGACGCGCATGTCCTCCTTTAGGTTGCACACGAAGCACTCCACATGGTAAGTCCATATCATCAAACATCTGCACAATAAGGCAGAAACACTTTTTTTATATATAGGACCACCATAGAGTAGTTTCATATACCTAAGCATGTAATAGCAAAGTGAGATTGATACCACAATGACCCGATTCAGAGGAAGTTTGTAATATGCTGCAAGTGGTCCAGTCTGCAAGAATGGCAACGAAAAGAAACATGAGTTACTTTTTAGAGATGTCTAGAAGCCTCTCTCCCCAAGCAACATTTCTGGAAGCATAGTTGAAAAGGTTGACAGGAATTTCAAGAATTAGGTAGCAAATACATATCAGAGATGGATACCAACCAAGCATTCGTTATTCATACATCACGGTTCATCACatcatgaaaataatttcacacatGAAATAATATAGAGAATTTAAGCAGCAACAAAACAAGAACATCGATATTTGATTTTGAAAACAAGAAAAGCAACTAAGAACAAGAAATTAGGGaatcatataaattaattttcaaaCAACATTAACCAACTTTATATCTTTTGTGTTTGCAATGATGAGATTCATATCTGCTTAAACCTTGATTTTGTTTTTGCAAAGCAGGAGATACCTATTTCTTGTTGCCTCTCTTGATATTTTCCTAAGCAGAAAATTTCATGTTGGAACCTAGACTTGCTTCCAATGGAGTACACAGATCGAATACTAGATAAAAGGTATTAAAGAAATATGCAAAAGAACTTACTCTTTAAAGGAGTACTTACAGATTCACCACTAAGATTCATGTACGTCTGAGGTTTTGCAAGGAGAACAGGTGTGCCACCAACCATTCCTAATAACAGAGAAAACGTATTTAAATAACAGAAgaagaatgatgatgatgatgatgatgatgatgatgatgccattGAAAAGAGACCTTCACCGAAAAGAGCCTTGAAATGAATGGATGCCATTGAAATGCCCAGCGACTGGGCAAATGCATCGATCATGTCAAAACCAACCTGCAACATTATCAAACAAAGGACCTCCTGGTACTTAAAGCAATCATGATGACATAAAGAGGGAATTTGCTGGTAGGTTCCTTATACGTCCAGTAAGTAAATTTGGAAAGAAGAGAAAGTACATTGTGTCTTGTGCCACGGTATTTCTCCCCTGGGTTTCCAAGACCAATAAAGAGCCATGGCTTGGCACAGCTTGTAGAAGAAGATGTTGTGCAGAATGAACGCCTCAGAAGCCTGCAACATGTAAACATTGGTTGGCCTGCACTCAACACCCTTGAGTTCTTCGTCACCAACCACAGTGAATTCCTTGAGGTCACTTGTCCCTATCAGCCTAGGGGGAGGAACAGAGTTAGTTGCTTCCATGTGTTATAAACATAAAAGTTCTCCTAGCAGCAACTTCCAGAATAACTTAATGATTTTCCCATTGATCACATCACTAGCAAAGCTCATGCTTTCGAGGCCCAGACAAGCATGCCATCAAGACATCAACTATACCCAATCATGGATAACAAATACTATTatccatgcaaaaaaaaaaaagacatagtTCTAAAAATGAAGAATATGTGCCAGTTCTTTAATCAAAGCCATAAAGCAATATGGCCATTAAGAATCTAATATATGAATTTTTAAGCCTGCAATTAAGTGTATCATAAGCAAAGTAGTGAATATCAAcataaagtaaataaaaaaaaattttgactGACAGGAAGAACATCAAACTATACATTTTTTCTGACTTttacaaatttatattttttttagtatGTAAAAACGTAATTAAATTAACATGCCAAAATGGTACAACCGCCGGTCCTTACTGGTACTCCTTTGATGCTGATCCACTTCGTATACACAAAACAGCAGACAGATCCCTTGGATGATAAGTTACATAAGAAAGTACAAGCGAGAGACATATCTTCAGTCCAGTGTAATCAAAGGCACTAGGCACCAAGGTGCCAAAATGCCCAAGGCGCGCtcccaaatattataatttaaaatttatacatCGTGTTCGACAAAAATAACACATTAAAGTTGCATTCATTTAAAGTACTGACAAATACTAGCAGATATAAAATTCATatgttatattaataaaaatattaacacagaaggaggaggagaggagcttTGATTGGGTGGTTGTGGGAGACTCCCAATTTTTTGGTCATTTGCTCATTAGGATAGGGGGCTGAAGAACTGCTGTCGGTGGGGGCGTGGGTTGCTGTTCTATTAGGTGGTTGAGAATGAGGGAGGTTAGGGGGCTGTGGTCCGGGAACAGGAGCAGAGAGGGCTGCGATGGGGGGTGGTGGGGGTGGGGTGGGGCGTGATAGAGAAGGAAGGGGGAGGGTCGTGTCAGGGAAGGGTGGAGCTGCGACGAAAGGGGGAAGATGGATGAGGGATCGGGGAAGGGGGGCTGCGACGAGTCGGGGGCCTGAGATGAACGGAGAAGAGGGAAGATGGAGGAGGCAGGAGAAGGGAGTGTGCGGCggtgaaggaggaagaggaggaaaaagagAGAGATATACCGGGGTGAGAAGAAGCAGCCGCCGCTACTGCCGTTGGCCGAGGAAAACGCCGCAGTGACAAGAGCTCGCCGGAGGAATACGCCACCGCTGCTGCCGCCGTGCACCGAGGAACGCTGGGTGAAAGAGAGACTGTCCTCTGTACATGAATTTTTTAAGCAACCCCAACCAGACCCGGGCCTATTATTAAAATACTATAATGGAACTCAAGCCAACATCGGATATATGGGTTTCAGAGGCATAAACACAAACACCCTATGTGCACATTCAAAATGCTATATACAAACAGATTTGACGACGAACCGACCATCACGAGGGTCGCCATTCATCGACATCGGAGCACACAATTGTCATAACTTGCAGCAACCCGGAAACAAATGGCAGtcaaaattaaaaaccaaaacgaGGAAGGAAGTGGAGTCATTCACTACCTGGGATTGTTTAAACGGAGCACGGGGATGGAAAGCGGCGTAGGGAAGGCCGCAGCGGCTAACCCTTGCGAAGGTTCCGCAACTTCTGGACGGTGTCGAGAAAGGAAGGGCGTCGGCGGTGTAAAAATATGTTCGGGACTTGCAATCCAAAGTGCgggaatataatatatattcgTCACCCAATTTGAGGGCTAATTAAATATTATCCATCttaatttttaaacttaaaaaatttatattaagatcattataattataaaagtaaaacatcAACTTCTATTTATCATAACACcattaattttatcgataaaaatataaaattaaaaatttaaaaaaataattttaatattctagttgATAATATTAGATGTTAGTGGTGGTGGACGATGATATCGCTAGGGGCCACAACTGGTTATTGTAGATGAGGAGAACAGTAATGAGAGATGAGTATTTCTTTGCATCTATGTCGAAATCGATGTAATTGTCGAGCGATCCATTTAACGCTCTACAATTATATCGATGAATCTTTCATCGCTCGACAATTGCGTCAACACTAACGCAAATGTACAACAATGAAAGGGTCACTTGGGTGACTGTTGTAGATGAGGAGAACAACAACGAGAGATGAGGGTCGCTCGACAATTATGTCTATGATAACTATTGTGACGGATGATGGCATTGTTGGGATTCATAGGTAATTATCGTGGATGAAGAGAGCAACAACAAGAAATAATGGTTGCTTTGCATCTGCGTTAATGTCAATGCAAATATCGAGCAACCCTTTTGCCACTCAACAACTACATCGATATTAATGCAGATACAGAGCGAGAGAAAGGGTCGTTCGACATCTGTGTTGACATCGACGCATATACAAAGCAACCTTTACTTCTCGTCGTCGCTCTTCTCATAAATAATAGTCACATATGACCCCTAGCGGTGCCGTCATCGGCCATCACCAACTCTGTATGTCACcatcaattaaaaaatattaaaattatctttttatcttttatttttatattttcgttgaGAAAACAAAAGTATAAATAGAAATAGATACTTCACTAAGGTCTAACGATAATAATGTATAATTAATCCCTGTATTTGTTTTTGTTTGCTAGATTTTTTATTCGAAGTTCTCAAAAGAAGATCCATGTATTCGTCCGTATAAGATTGTCCACGTATATCTTGAAAATACTAATTTTATCAACATTTTCACCTCAACCGTGTACGAAACGACATATTTGATTCACATAATACCATAACTGTCTTCCTAGGATACATCCATTATATATCTGATATGAAGAACGGTGCCAATCTAAAAAGAACGAACAATGACCTCTATATATAAAAACATGAATTTATAGTCGTGATTTATTAAACCAAGCATTTAATCATTTCCATTAAATGACACGCCAAGATTGAGGGTGCAAAATGAACAGCAATACGTCAACCTTGACCTGTTACAGATTATATAACGGGAAATATAAGAAAACCTCGAGTTCAGTAAGACCTATAGGGTTAAAGTAATGATGGCAACTGATACATAAAAATGGCAGccaaagagagagagatttgAACCTTGTGCTGCAATGGTTAATAAGATCGTGATGTCTCCAAGAAGCATACCGTGGGTGGTTTATCAAAGAACATGAAACCTACATAGCAAATAAACAAGCTTGCACTGACTAGAATTTTGGATAGAGATTTCAATGTAGTATATTGAAGTACCAGACGTAATTCAGAGAAAACAAAAGATCCAAGTTGTTAGAGGTTACAACAAAGTCGCATGGTTCCAACACTCGGGAAGAGTATAGAGACGGCAGGATCAGATTGATTTCCAATATCCATGTCTATCCTCTCAACCAAGTGTTCCTATACGAAGAGTTATCACGCAGAGAAGCATCGTGTGCCTTGTACTCCATTAAGTAGCTATGAGGCAGTTTTAGATGTCGCTTAATTGAGTCCCTTAGAGCCATCACAGCCTAGTAATGCAGAAGATGTGTCACCAACTAAAATCTGAACAACATTTGCAAAGACATTATGTTGAAGATACAAAACCTTGTGGTCTGATGCGCTCCGGTTCCAAACACTTAAGATGTCCTCATTAAAACGAATGCTTAGTACAGCACCGCAAACATCATCCCCATAGTCAAGTTGATCACCAACTAATGCCAATACCTATGAACACAAACCAAACAATATTAGAAGTTGGAGCAGCAGTGAAACAAAATCTTTTGGTCAGGATGGGAAAGAGGTTTAAATTATCGATGATATCATGTTCAAGAAATAAAAAACGATTGCAGCAATATTCTTAATTTGAAAACTTCTCAGTTAATTACAATATGCGAGAAACTTGGAAAATTCTGACTCGCAACGAAAAAGCAATAGACCACAGATAAAGACAAGGATAGAATCATGTGGGCTTCAGTATTATGCTGTGCATTATATGGCTTCAAAAGGCATAGTGTTGTAGGTTCTCAGGGAGGTTTTAACAGGTGTAATGTCTACATCCAAAAGCCTCTAACTTGGTCTCTACAGCATTCTTTGTTTTCCATTAGCATTCAAGGACAT from Musa acuminata AAA Group cultivar baxijiao chromosome BXJ1-3, Cavendish_Baxijiao_AAA, whole genome shotgun sequence encodes the following:
- the LOC135633983 gene encoding F-box/kelch-repeat protein At1g55270-like; the encoded protein is MHLLFAVRPVPSRDLSPQPQPFLFFSSASGSVDRRGGGGFSRGMMDRTAPNSQVGSDRVVRVQAPLVDSVSCYCRVDAGLKTVAGARKFVPGAKLCLQPEIVPHGPRIRNSRRERSRTQAPLLPGLPDDLAIACLIRVPRVEHLNLRLVCKRWNRLLSGNYYYSLRKKLGMAEEWVYVIKRARDGKISWNAFDPNHQLWRPLPPVPADYSEALGFGCAVLSGCYLYLFGGKDPSKGSMRRVVFYNARTNKWHRAPDMLRKRHFFGSCVVNNCLYVAGGECEGNQRTLRSAEVYDPNKNRWTSIAEMSTGMVPLTGVVYEGNWFLKGLDSDGQDVSEVYAPTTNTWSTVSGGIVTGCRNPSISLNGRLYASDCRDGCKLRVYEGATDSWNKFMDSEHHLGNSKAFEAASFVSLNGKLGIIRNNMSISLIDVTNPVSSIETNSARVWEAIAGKGQLKNFVSSLWSSLAGRSWLKDHIVHCQVLQA
- the LOC103979897 gene encoding peptidyl-tRNA hydrolase, mitochondrial; translation: MFTCCRLLRRSFCTTSSSTSCAKPWLFIGLGNPGEKYRGTRHNVGFDMIDAFAQSLGISMASIHFKALFGEGMVGGTPVLLAKPQTYMNLSGESTGPLAAYYKLPLNRVIVMFDDMDLPCGVLRVQPKGGHARHKGLMSVIYHFRGNREFGRLRIGIGRPPGQMDPRAFLLQKFNASARERIDEALQEGVDVLKTLLTKGLTECASSTNPYQKYKHLRLQTLPV